A single genomic interval of Oncorhynchus gorbuscha isolate QuinsamMale2020 ecotype Even-year linkage group LG25, OgorEven_v1.0, whole genome shotgun sequence harbors:
- the LOC124014481 gene encoding NACHT, LRR and PYD domains-containing protein 1 homolog — MATLKQQDTLMECLSCSHLKTAEIWIALEPLVSTENEISIYRLESIAGCYECTISGLRWVCESKVTLLYHFSSWDPHRALLQSMGYRQAGPLLDIKIIEGKLKEVHLPHFACFGARVGDCYDPSIKQKVRVLHVEGSGVSIEQVDKVTRFHVKILHPSFSLRGVILQALGCSVHCDLQIYRARTAHLTLHAYLMPCDPALTQAVEKQEKCHGSTRILKPRPEKSQWLTSDFYLTTSCPSDVNPRRLELAYVDPPNFFEVFIRDAVLDFSLNLSCKSRKQTIWNHEIRAAEYRDSILTSDQHFVDLHQTALIDRVSKVGPILDRLLKSGVITADGYSDVIAERNNQRR, encoded by the exons ATGGCCACGTTAAAACAACAAG ATACTCTGATGGAATGCTTGAGTTGCAGCCATCTTAAG ACCGCAGAAATTTGGATTGCGCTTGAGCCGTTAGTGTCTACAGAAAATGAGATTTCAATCTACAG ACTTGAATCTATCGCAGGATGCTATGAGTGCACAATATCAGGGCTGCGCTGGGTATGTGAGAGCAAAGTCACACTTCTGTACCACTTCAGCTCTTGGGATCCTCACAGGGCATTGCTACAAAGCATGGGGTACAGGCAAGCAGGCCCCCTACTGGACATCAAAATCATTGAAGGAAAACTGAAAGAAGTGCATCTGCCACATTTTGCCTGTTTTGGTGCAC GGGTTGGAGATTGTTATGATCCCTCTATAAAGCAGAAAGTGAGAGTTCTTCATGTAGAAGGCAGTGGTGTGTCCATAGAACAAGTGGATAAGGTCACCCGCTTCCATGTCAAGattctccatccatctttctctctgagAGGTGTTATCCTGCAGGCATTAGGGTGTTCCGTGCACTGTGACTTGCAGATCTACCGAGCCAGGACAGCACACCTCACGCTACATGCTTATCTGATGCCATGTGATCCTGCACTAACACAG GCAGTGGAGAAACAGGAGAAGTGTCATGGATCCACAAGGATCCTAAAACCAAGACCAGAGAAGTCCCAATGGTTGACTAGTGATTTCTACCTCACAACATCCTGTCCTTCTGATGTTAACCCTCGT AGATTGGAGCTCGCATATGTTGACCCACCAAACTTCTTTGAGGTGTTTATAAGAGACGCAGTTTTAGACTTCAGTCTGAACCTAAGCTGTAAAAGTCGTAAACAAACCATATGGAACCACGAAATACGAGCAG CTGAATACAGGGATTCCATCTTGACCTCAGACCAGCACTTTGTGGACCTCCACCAGACAGCCCTGATTGACAGAGTGAGCAAAGTCGGTCCCATCTTGGACAGACTCCTGAAGAGTGGAGTCATCACTGCTGATGGCTACAGTGACGTGATAGCTGAAAGAAATAACCAAAGAAGATGA
- the LOC124014612 gene encoding astrocytic phosphoprotein PEA-15-like, which yields MSEYSSLLSDLSENITNEDLDQLKSACKEDITEDQSNTITSSKEWFNYLEKNEKLAQDNLSYIEHIFEISRRPDLLTRVIEYRTTVLKISEDDEIDTKLTRIPSAKKYKDIIRQPSEDEIIKLAPPPKKV from the exons ATGTCGGAGTACAGCTCTCTGCTCAGTGACCTGTCTGAGAACATCACCAACGAGGACTTGGACCAACTCAAGTCAGCCTGCAAGGAGGACATCACAGAGGACCAGAGCAACACAATCACCTCCTCCAAGGAGTGGTTCAACTACCTGGAGAAAAACGAAAAGCTGGcacagg ATAACCTGTCGTACATCGAGCACATCTTTGAGATCTCCCGACGACCAGACCTGCTGACCCGGGTCATTGAGTATCGCACCACCGTACTCAAGATCTCTGAGGACGACGAGATCGACACCAAGCTCACACGCATCCCCTCTGCCAAGAAatacaaag atATCATTCGCCAACCCTCCGAAGACGAGATCATCAAGTTGGCCCCTCCCCCTAAAAAAGTGTGA